GAGAAACCCAGGATGCTCGAGTCGCCGTACTGGTAGCCGGCAGCCCACTTATAGGCGTGCTTGAAGTCCGGCATGGCCGTATCGGGGGAGAGCTGCACCATGCCGAACGGCACCGTGGCGCCGGGGAAGGTATGGCCATCGCCGCCCGTACCGATCATCGGATCCACCGCCGACCAGGCGCTGGAGCCCTTGTCAGCCGTGGCCGCCATGGCCAGGGCAGGCAGGGCAAGAGACAGGGCGGCGGCCAGCAGGCCGCGGCGCAGGCGCGTGGAACTCGACATCGGAATCTCCCCGGGGATGGACTGAAAGCACGTCCCGATCATTTGGATCGTGACAAACACGTCGAACGTAGCAAAGATAGCGCAGCCACGCATGTTGCAGTGCGTGATGTATCCCTTGGCTTATCGCGCGATGATCGCGCGGTTTAGATCGTTTGAAGGAGTCACGATGGCGAGGACAACCCCGCAGCGCCGCAAGGTAACGCTGGCCGACATCGCCCAGGGTTGCGATGTCTCGCGGGCCACCGTTTCACTGGTGCTGCGCGGCAGCCCCCTGGTGAACTCGGCCACCCGGGCCCGGGTGGAGGCCGAACTCAAGCGCCAAGGCTACGTCTATAACCGGGCGGCCGCCAACCTGCGCCGGCGTACCTCCTCGAGCATCGGCCTGGTCATCAACGACCTGGGCAACCCCTTCTTCGCCGAATTCGCCGCCGGGGCCGACGAAACCCTGGCCAGCGCCGGGTACGTCACCCTGCTGGGCAACACCGGCGAATCGCCCGAGCGCCAGCAGGCGGTGCTCAACTCCATGATCGAGCACGGCCCCGCCGGCATCATCCTTTCCCCGGCCGAAGGCAGCGATGGCGAACGGGTGCTCAGCGCGGTGGGCATGCATACCCCGCTGCTGGTGTTCAACCGCGAGCTGCCCGATGACGAAGGCACCCATCGCTGGGACACCCTGGAGATGGATAACGAGCACGGTGCGCGCCTCGCCACGCAGCACCTGATCGAGCTGGGCCACCAGCGCATCGCCTTCTTCGGCGGCCACCGCGATTCCAGCTCGGTGGAACAGCGCCGCCGCGGCTACGCCAACGCCATGAAGGAAGCCGGCCTGAAGGTCGACCCGGCATGGCTCATCGAAAGCGCCCCCACCCGCCTTGAGGCCGCACGGCAGACCGGTGCGCTGTTCGCGCGCGACCCCGCGCCGACGGCGGCGGTTTGCTACAACGATGCCGTGGCGCTTGGGCTTATGCTTGGCCTGACCAAACGGGGCCGGCGGCCGGGCGAAGATTTCGCCCTCACCGGCTTCGATGACGTCGCCGAAGCCTCGGTGTGCGTCCCGCCCCTCACCACCGTCGCGGTGGATCCGCGCGGCCTGGGCCGGCGCAGTGCCGAACTCATTCTGGAAAGACTTCGCAATCCCGAGACGGACACAGCCTATACGATCGCGCCCGTGCGGCTCGTCGTACGCGAAAGCAGCTGCGCCCCGTCCTCCCCCTAACCAAACCAATGGAGCGCCCCATGGCCACCGGTTCCACGCCATTGCCCAATTCGTCGTCCGCCGCGTCGACCCCGGGCGACACCCGTTACACGTATTTCCCGCTCGCCCTGGGCGTGATGACCACGATCTTTTTCATGTGGGGCTTCATCACCTGCCTTAACGACATCCTGATCCCGCACCTCAAGGCGGTGTTCGAGCTGAACTATGCGCAGGCGCTGCTCATCCAGTTCACCTTCTTCGGCGCGTACTTCATCATGTCGCTGCCCGCCGGCAAGCTGGTGAACGCCCTGGGCTACAAGAAGGGCATCGTCGCCGGCCTGATCATCACCGGTATCGGCGCTGCGCTGTTCTGGCCGGCCGCTGGCCTGCGCGTGTATGAGTTCTTCCTCGGCGCGCTGTTCATCCTGGCCACGGGTATCACCGTGCTGCAGGTCGCCGCCAACCCGTACGTCGCCCTGCTGGGCCCCGAGAAGACCGCCTCCAGCCGTCTTACCCTCGCCCAGGCGCTCAATTCGTTCGGTACCTTCCTCGCCC
Above is a genomic segment from Luteibacter aegosomatissinici containing:
- a CDS encoding LacI family DNA-binding transcriptional regulator, with product MARTTPQRRKVTLADIAQGCDVSRATVSLVLRGSPLVNSATRARVEAELKRQGYVYNRAAANLRRRTSSSIGLVINDLGNPFFAEFAAGADETLASAGYVTLLGNTGESPERQQAVLNSMIEHGPAGIILSPAEGSDGERVLSAVGMHTPLLVFNRELPDDEGTHRWDTLEMDNEHGARLATQHLIELGHQRIAFFGGHRDSSSVEQRRRGYANAMKEAGLKVDPAWLIESAPTRLEAARQTGALFARDPAPTAAVCYNDAVALGLMLGLTKRGRRPGEDFALTGFDDVAEASVCVPPLTTVAVDPRGLGRRSAELILERLRNPETDTAYTIAPVRLVVRESSCAPSSP